GCGTCATCAGCCGGACGCCGGAGGAGGCGAGCGGGTGCCCGACCGCGATCGCACCGCCCCACGGGTTGACCCGCGGGTCGTCGTCGGCGATGCCGAAGTGGTCGAGGAACGCCAGCACCTGCACGGCGAACGCCTCGTTGAGCTCGAACAGCCCGATGTCGTCAATGGACAGACCGGCGATCCGCAGCGCCTTCTCGGTGGCCGGGATCGGGCCGATGCCCATCACCTCCGGCTCGACGCCGACGAAGCCGTAGGAGACCAGCCGCATCGCCACCGGCAGCCCCAGCTCGCGGGCAGTGTCTTCGGCGGCGATGAGGCTCGCAGTCGCGCCGTCGTTGAGGCCGGCCGAGTTGCCGGCGGTGACCCGGCCGTGCGGGCGGAACGGGGTCTTCAGCGTGGCGAGCTTGGCCATGCTGGTGTCCCGCGGTGCTTCGTCGACCGTCGCCAGGCCCCAGCCCAGTTCCGGGTCGCGGGTCGCCACCGGCACGAGGTCGTCCTGGAGCTTGCCATTGGCGTACGCCTTGGCCGTCTTGACCTGGCTCGCCAGCCCGAACGCGTCGGCGCGCTCGCGGGTCACGGCCGGCAGGATGTCGTGCAGATTCTCCGCGGTCTTGCCCATCACCAGCGCCGACGGGTCGACCAGCTTCTCGGCGAGGATTCGCGGGTTGGGGTCGACGCCCTCACCCATCGGGTGGCGGCCCATGTGCTCGACGCCGCCGGCGATGGCGATGTCGTAGGCGCCCATCGCGATCCCGCCGGCGACGCTGGTCACCGCGGTCATCGCGCCCGCGCACATCCGGTCGATCGCGAAGCCCGGCACGGTCTTGGGCAGCCCCGAGAGCAGGGCGGCGGTGCGGCCGATGGTCAGGCCCTGGTCACCGATCTGGGTGGTCGCGGCGATGGCGACCTCCTCCACCCGCTCCGGCGGCAACTGCGGGTTGCGGCGCAG
This genomic interval from Asanoa ferruginea contains the following:
- a CDS encoding thiolase family protein, translating into MPRSVRDVVFVDGVRTPFGKAGGMYAHTRADDLVIRCIRELLRRNPQLPPERVEEVAIAATTQIGDQGLTIGRTAALLSGLPKTVPGFAIDRMCAGAMTAVTSVAGGIAMGAYDIAIAGGVEHMGRHPMGEGVDPNPRILAEKLVDPSALVMGKTAENLHDILPAVTRERADAFGLASQVKTAKAYANGKLQDDLVPVATRDPELGWGLATVDEAPRDTSMAKLATLKTPFRPHGRVTAGNSAGLNDGATASLIAAEDTARELGLPVAMRLVSYGFVGVEPEVMGIGPIPATEKALRIAGLSIDDIGLFELNEAFAVQVLAFLDHFGIADDDPRVNPWGGAIAVGHPLASSGVRLMTQLARHFAEHPEVRYGITAMCIGIGMGGSVIWENPAWEGAK